The following proteins are co-located in the Clavibacter capsici genome:
- a CDS encoding metallophosphoesterase, with the protein MGVIGTVARTAGGVVAAGAAVFAYASFYERRRFTLREVTVPVLPVGADPIRVLHLSDMHMAPWQHKKQRWVRELADLEPDLVVDTGDNTGHEQGIVAVEETLEAFRGIPGVFVHGSNDYYGPMMKNPFKYFTANTHATQRPADLDLPRLERLYASLGWVDLNNAAGAIEVNGTLLEFFGVDDPHRDFDHLEALPGALDALREDGDAYQGASDAPVVSVGVAHAPYRRVLDSFVTNGARMIFAGHTHGGQVCVPGYGALVTNCDIPRRQVKGLSVWPHADRASFLHVSAGLGTSIYAPVRFACYPEATLLTLTAV; encoded by the coding sequence ATGGGCGTGATCGGCACCGTCGCCCGCACCGCGGGCGGCGTCGTCGCGGCCGGGGCCGCCGTCTTCGCCTACGCCTCCTTCTACGAGCGGCGCCGCTTCACGCTCCGCGAGGTGACGGTGCCGGTGCTCCCGGTCGGCGCCGACCCCATCCGCGTGCTGCACCTCTCCGACATGCACATGGCGCCGTGGCAGCACAAGAAGCAGCGGTGGGTGCGCGAGCTCGCGGACCTCGAGCCCGACCTCGTCGTCGACACGGGCGACAACACGGGCCACGAGCAGGGCATCGTCGCCGTAGAGGAGACGCTCGAGGCATTCCGCGGGATCCCCGGCGTCTTCGTGCACGGCTCGAACGACTACTACGGGCCGATGATGAAGAACCCGTTCAAGTACTTCACCGCGAACACGCACGCCACGCAGCGCCCCGCGGACCTCGACCTCCCGCGCCTCGAGCGGCTCTACGCCTCGCTCGGCTGGGTCGACCTCAACAACGCGGCCGGCGCGATCGAGGTCAACGGCACGCTGCTCGAGTTCTTCGGCGTCGACGACCCGCACCGCGACTTCGACCACCTCGAGGCGCTCCCCGGCGCCCTCGACGCGCTCCGCGAGGACGGGGACGCGTACCAGGGCGCCTCGGACGCGCCGGTCGTGTCGGTCGGCGTCGCGCACGCCCCGTACCGCCGGGTCCTCGACTCGTTCGTCACCAACGGCGCCCGCATGATCTTCGCCGGGCACACGCACGGCGGCCAGGTCTGCGTGCCCGGCTACGGCGCGCTCGTCACCAACTGCGACATCCCGCGCCGCCAGGTGAAGGGCCTCAGCGTGTGGCCGCACGCCGACCGGGCGTCGTTCCTGCACGTGAGCGCCGGCCTCGGCACCTCGATCTACGCGCCCGTGCGCTTCGCCTGCTACCCCGAGGCGACGCTGCTCACGCTCACGGCGGTCTGA